A window of Vigna unguiculata cultivar IT97K-499-35 chromosome 4, ASM411807v1, whole genome shotgun sequence contains these coding sequences:
- the LOC114181098 gene encoding TMV resistance protein N-like isoform X3 → MGTFGEALAHHEKKLNSYYNMEKLERWKMALHQVANLSGYHFKHGEGYEYEFIERIVELVCSKINRVALHVSDYPVGLESQVLQVKMLLDVGSDDVVHMVGFHGLGGVGKTTLVVAVYNSIADHFEALCFLENVREASSKHGLLHLQSTLLSETVGEIKLTSVKKGISIIQHRLQQKKVLLILDDVDKEEQLQALAGRPHWFGLGSRVIITTRDKQLLKSHGVERTYEVKELNEENALELLTWKAFKFENFDPSYKDVLNLAVTYASGLPLALEVIGSNLFGRNIEQWKSGLDQYKKIPKMDIQDTLKVSYDALEEDEQSVFLDIACFFKNYDLAEVEDILRAHHGHNIKHHIDVLVEKSLIKISLDGKVTLHDLIKDMGREIVRRESPKEPGKRSRLWFLEDIVQVLEDNKGSGKIETICMDFPSFEEVEIEWDGDAFKKMKNLRTLIIRNGHFSTGPKHLPNSLRVMEWWRYPSQNFPQDFHPKKLSIFKLPYCEFTSLELNDLVRQKFVNMTSLNFDECRYLKQIPDVSCLTHLENLSFRWCPKLSSLHYSVGFLEKLKILDAEGCSKLKSFPPIKLTSLEQLKLRYCHSLENFPEVLGNMENVRELDLKDTPIKKFPLSFQNLTRLQKLHLCLSCGVMENGCDGVPLSSICMMPELVDIVANEWKGELFCKANEGVEKVSSIFYTNVQYLQLRCCNLTDDFFLTLLPWFANMKNLDLSGNNFIIIPECIKEFHFLTRLNLNFCEQLQEIKGIPPNLKYFSAIDCISLTSSCRSMLLNQELHEAGSTFFYLPGAKIVEWFEFQTLEVPICFWFHGKLPAMVICLAMERMCEYSSSKGCKYRPLVIHSTFRLMSPIVIINGNEHLLQTWEMMDDCTCVFDLRETKLKNDFDEQLLENEWNHAEVTCRYVSLGQTLIKHGIHVLKQDSSVEEIRFTDPCKKRNLDIMSSIAQNHSSNNC, encoded by the exons CTTGAGAGATGGAAGATGGCTCTGCATCAAGTGGCTAACTTGTCTGGCTACCATTTCAAACATGG GGAAGGATATGAATATGAGTTTATTGAGAGGATTGTTGAGTTGGTTTGCAGCAAGATTAACCGTGTTGCTTTACATGTTTCGGATTACCCAGTTGGACTAGAGTCACAGGTGCTACAAGTAAAGATGCTTTTAGATGTTGGATCTGATGATGTTGTCCACATGGTAGGATTCCATGGACTTGGTGGAGTAGGGAAAACGACACTTGTTGTTGCAGTTTATAATTCCATTGCTGACCATTTTGAAGCTTTATGTTTTCTTGAAAACGTGAGAGAAGCTTCAAGTAAACATGGGTTACTACATCTCCAAAGCACCCTTCTTTCTGAAACAGTTGGAGAGATTAAGTTAACAAGTGTTAAAAAAGGAATTTCTATAATACAGCACAGGCTGCAGCAAAAGAAGGTTCTTTTGATTCTAGATGATGTTGACAAAGAGGAACAACTACAGGCACTTGCTGGAAGACCTCATTGGTTTGGTCTAGGCAGTAGAGTCATTATTACAACTCGAGACAAACAATTGTTAAAATCTCATGGGGTTGAAAGAACATATGAGGTTAAAGAATTGAATGAAGAAAATGCTCTTGAATTACTTACTTGGAAAGCTTTcaagtttgaaaattttgatccAAGTTACAAGGATGTTTTGAATCTAGCAGTGACTTATGCCTCAGGCCTTCCACTGGCTTTGGAAGTGATAGGTTCCAACTTATTTGGAAGAAACATAGAACAATGGAAAAGTGGTTTGGATCAGTACAAGAAAATTCCTAAAATGGATATCCAGGATACACTTAAAGTGAGTTATGATGCTttggaagaagatgaacaaaGTGTTTTTCTTGACATTGCTTGTTTCTTCAAAAACTATGACTTGGCAGAGGTTGAAGACATACTTCGTGCTCATCATGGTCATAACATTAAACATCATATTGATGTGTTGGTTGAAAAATCTCTCATAAAGATTAGTTTGGATGGTAAAGTGACACTACATGATTTGATAAAAGACATGGGTAGAGAAATTGTGCGTAGAGAATCACCCAAAGAGCCTGGGAAACGTAGCAGGTTATGGTTCCTTGAGGATATAGTTCAAGTTTTAGAAGACAATAAG GGAAGTGGTAAGATTGAAACCATATGCATGGATTTCCCTTCATTTGAAGAAGTGGAAATAGAATGGGATGGAGATGCCTTCAAGAAGATGAAAAATCTCAGAACACTTATTATCAGAAATGGTCATTTCTCCACAGGTCCAAAACATCTTCCTAATTCTTTGAGAGTGATGGAATGGTGGAGATATCCTTCACAGAATTTTCCACAGGATTTTCATCCAAAGAAACTTTCTATATTCAAGTTACCATACTGTGAGTTTACATCACTAGAGTTGAATGACTTAGTAAGACAG AAGTTTGTGAATATGACAAGTTTAAATTTTGACGAATGTcgatatttaaaacaaataccTGATGTATCATGTCTAACACATTTGGAAAACTTGTCATTTCGTTGGTGTCCAAAGTTATCTTCACTTCACTACTCAGTTGGGTTCTTGGAAAAACTTAAAATCTTAGATGCAGAAGGTTGCTCCAAGCTCAAGAGTTTTCCTCCAATCAAGTTAACCTCTCTTGAGCAACTCAAACTTCGGTATTGTCATAGTCTTGAAAACTTTCCAGAAGTATTAGGAAACATGGAAAATGTAAGAGAACTTGACTTGAAAGATACTCCTATAAAAAAATTCCcactttcatttcaaaatcttACTCGACTGCAAAAGTTACATTTGTGTCTGAGTTGTGGAGTGATGGAAAATGGTTGTGATGGGGTTCCCCTTTCAAGCATTTGTATGATGCCAGAACTGGTTGATATTGTAGCAAATGAATGGAAAGGTGAGCTTTTCTGTAAAGCCAATGAAGGTGTAGAAAAAGTGAGCTCAATCTTCTATACAAATGTTCAATATCTTCAACTCAGATGTTGCAACTTAACAGATGATTTTTTTCTGACACTTCTCCCATGGTTTGCCAATATGAAGAACTTAGACCTATCAGGGAATAATTTCATTATCATTCCAGAATGCATCAAAGAATTCCACTTTTTAACTAGGCTTAATTTGAACTTTTGTGAGCAACTTCAAGAAATCAAAGGCATTCCTCCAAACCTGAAATATTTCTCTGCAATAGATTGCATATCCTTGACTTCCTCATGTAGAAGCATGTTACTAAATCAG GAACTGCATGAGGCTGGAAGCACCTTCTTTTATTTGCCAGGAGCCAAGATTGTAGAGTGGTTTGAGTTCCAAACGTTGGAAGTGCCaatttgtttttggtttcaTGGCAAACTCCCAGCCATGGTTATTTGTCTTGCAATGGAACGAATGTGTGAGTATTCCTCGTCAAAAGGTTGTAAATACAGACCCTTGGTGATCCATAGCACATTTAGACTCATGTCACCCATTGTGATCATCAATGGCAACGAACATTTGTTACAAACTTGGGAGATGATGGATGATTGTACTTGTGTTTTTGACCTGAGGGAAACAAAactgaaaaatgattttgatgaaCAACTTTTGGAAAATGAATGGAACCATGCTGAGGTTACATGTCGATATGTCAGTTTAGGCCAAACCTTAATAAAACATGGAATCCATGTATTGAAACAGGATAGTAGCGTGGAGGAGATTCGATTCACTGATCCTTGCAAAAAAAGAAATCTTGATATAATGAGCTCAATAGCCCAAAATCACAGCAGCAACAATTgttga
- the LOC114181098 gene encoding TMV resistance protein N-like isoform X4, with translation MVGLESQVLQVKMLLDVGSDDVVHMVGFHGLGGVGKTTLVVAVYNSIADHFEALCFLENVREASSKHGLLHLQSTLLSETVGEIKLTSVKKGISIIQHRLQQKKVLLILDDVDKEEQLQALAGRPHWFGLGSRVIITTRDKQLLKSHGVERTYEVKELNEENALELLTWKAFKFENFDPSYKDVLNLAVTYASGLPLALEVIGSNLFGRNIEQWKSGLDQYKKIPKMDIQDTLKVSYDALEEDEQSVFLDIACFFKNYDLAEVEDILRAHHGHNIKHHIDVLVEKSLIKISLDGKVTLHDLIKDMGREIVRRESPKEPGKRSRLWFLEDIVQVLEDNKGSGKIETICMDFPSFEEVEIEWDGDAFKKMKNLRTLIIRNGHFSTGPKHLPNSLRVMEWWRYPSQNFPQDFHPKKLSIFKLPYCEFTSLELNDLVRQKFVNMTSLNFDECRYLKQIPDVSCLTHLENLSFRWCPKLSSLHYSVGFLEKLKILDAEGCSKLKSFPPIKLTSLEQLKLRYCHSLENFPEVLGNMENVRELDLKDTPIKKFPLSFQNLTRLQKLHLCLSCGVMENGCDGVPLSSICMMPELVDIVANEWKGELFCKANEGVEKVSSIFYTNVQYLQLRCCNLTDDFFLTLLPWFANMKNLDLSGNNFIIIPECIKEFHFLTRLNLNFCEQLQEIKGIPPNLKYFSAIDCISLTSSCRSMLLNQELHEAGSTFFYLPGAKIVEWFEFQTLEVPICFWFHGKLPAMVICLAMERMCEYSSSKGCKYRPLVIHSTFRLMSPIVIINGNEHLLQTWEMMDDCTCVFDLRETKLKNDFDEQLLENEWNHAEVTCRYVSLGQTLIKHGIHVLKQDSSVEEIRFTDPCKKRNLDIMSSIAQNHSSNNC, from the exons ATGG TTGGACTAGAGTCACAGGTGCTACAAGTAAAGATGCTTTTAGATGTTGGATCTGATGATGTTGTCCACATGGTAGGATTCCATGGACTTGGTGGAGTAGGGAAAACGACACTTGTTGTTGCAGTTTATAATTCCATTGCTGACCATTTTGAAGCTTTATGTTTTCTTGAAAACGTGAGAGAAGCTTCAAGTAAACATGGGTTACTACATCTCCAAAGCACCCTTCTTTCTGAAACAGTTGGAGAGATTAAGTTAACAAGTGTTAAAAAAGGAATTTCTATAATACAGCACAGGCTGCAGCAAAAGAAGGTTCTTTTGATTCTAGATGATGTTGACAAAGAGGAACAACTACAGGCACTTGCTGGAAGACCTCATTGGTTTGGTCTAGGCAGTAGAGTCATTATTACAACTCGAGACAAACAATTGTTAAAATCTCATGGGGTTGAAAGAACATATGAGGTTAAAGAATTGAATGAAGAAAATGCTCTTGAATTACTTACTTGGAAAGCTTTcaagtttgaaaattttgatccAAGTTACAAGGATGTTTTGAATCTAGCAGTGACTTATGCCTCAGGCCTTCCACTGGCTTTGGAAGTGATAGGTTCCAACTTATTTGGAAGAAACATAGAACAATGGAAAAGTGGTTTGGATCAGTACAAGAAAATTCCTAAAATGGATATCCAGGATACACTTAAAGTGAGTTATGATGCTttggaagaagatgaacaaaGTGTTTTTCTTGACATTGCTTGTTTCTTCAAAAACTATGACTTGGCAGAGGTTGAAGACATACTTCGTGCTCATCATGGTCATAACATTAAACATCATATTGATGTGTTGGTTGAAAAATCTCTCATAAAGATTAGTTTGGATGGTAAAGTGACACTACATGATTTGATAAAAGACATGGGTAGAGAAATTGTGCGTAGAGAATCACCCAAAGAGCCTGGGAAACGTAGCAGGTTATGGTTCCTTGAGGATATAGTTCAAGTTTTAGAAGACAATAAG GGAAGTGGTAAGATTGAAACCATATGCATGGATTTCCCTTCATTTGAAGAAGTGGAAATAGAATGGGATGGAGATGCCTTCAAGAAGATGAAAAATCTCAGAACACTTATTATCAGAAATGGTCATTTCTCCACAGGTCCAAAACATCTTCCTAATTCTTTGAGAGTGATGGAATGGTGGAGATATCCTTCACAGAATTTTCCACAGGATTTTCATCCAAAGAAACTTTCTATATTCAAGTTACCATACTGTGAGTTTACATCACTAGAGTTGAATGACTTAGTAAGACAG AAGTTTGTGAATATGACAAGTTTAAATTTTGACGAATGTcgatatttaaaacaaataccTGATGTATCATGTCTAACACATTTGGAAAACTTGTCATTTCGTTGGTGTCCAAAGTTATCTTCACTTCACTACTCAGTTGGGTTCTTGGAAAAACTTAAAATCTTAGATGCAGAAGGTTGCTCCAAGCTCAAGAGTTTTCCTCCAATCAAGTTAACCTCTCTTGAGCAACTCAAACTTCGGTATTGTCATAGTCTTGAAAACTTTCCAGAAGTATTAGGAAACATGGAAAATGTAAGAGAACTTGACTTGAAAGATACTCCTATAAAAAAATTCCcactttcatttcaaaatcttACTCGACTGCAAAAGTTACATTTGTGTCTGAGTTGTGGAGTGATGGAAAATGGTTGTGATGGGGTTCCCCTTTCAAGCATTTGTATGATGCCAGAACTGGTTGATATTGTAGCAAATGAATGGAAAGGTGAGCTTTTCTGTAAAGCCAATGAAGGTGTAGAAAAAGTGAGCTCAATCTTCTATACAAATGTTCAATATCTTCAACTCAGATGTTGCAACTTAACAGATGATTTTTTTCTGACACTTCTCCCATGGTTTGCCAATATGAAGAACTTAGACCTATCAGGGAATAATTTCATTATCATTCCAGAATGCATCAAAGAATTCCACTTTTTAACTAGGCTTAATTTGAACTTTTGTGAGCAACTTCAAGAAATCAAAGGCATTCCTCCAAACCTGAAATATTTCTCTGCAATAGATTGCATATCCTTGACTTCCTCATGTAGAAGCATGTTACTAAATCAG GAACTGCATGAGGCTGGAAGCACCTTCTTTTATTTGCCAGGAGCCAAGATTGTAGAGTGGTTTGAGTTCCAAACGTTGGAAGTGCCaatttgtttttggtttcaTGGCAAACTCCCAGCCATGGTTATTTGTCTTGCAATGGAACGAATGTGTGAGTATTCCTCGTCAAAAGGTTGTAAATACAGACCCTTGGTGATCCATAGCACATTTAGACTCATGTCACCCATTGTGATCATCAATGGCAACGAACATTTGTTACAAACTTGGGAGATGATGGATGATTGTACTTGTGTTTTTGACCTGAGGGAAACAAAactgaaaaatgattttgatgaaCAACTTTTGGAAAATGAATGGAACCATGCTGAGGTTACATGTCGATATGTCAGTTTAGGCCAAACCTTAATAAAACATGGAATCCATGTATTGAAACAGGATAGTAGCGTGGAGGAGATTCGATTCACTGATCCTTGCAAAAAAAGAAATCTTGATATAATGAGCTCAATAGCCCAAAATCACAGCAGCAACAATTgttga